A stretch of DNA from Thermodesulfobacteriota bacterium:
CTGGACTATGAAAATATTAGGATAGTTGGTATAACTGTTCCAAAAGATAAAGCCCAAGAAGCTAAGGAATATTGTAAATCCATTTTAAAACGGGGCACACTGATTAAGATAGAGCCTGGAGCTCAGACTAGGGACAGTAACGGTGATATTCCGGCTTATGTATTTTTACCAGGCAATAGAATGCTTAACCTTCTTCTTGTTGAAAAAGGCTTCGCAGAATTGAACGTGGAAGAAATTACTAAATACAAAGGGCAATTTTTAGAAGTAAGTGAACAGACTGAAACTATTATAATTGAGGAAAATGATAGTATAAGGGACATTATAACTAAGTAACATTCTCAAGCGGTATTGCTTCATCAACTAAAAGTATTGGTATTTCATCCCTTATTGGATAGAGCAGTTTTTTATCATATTTTTGTATCAGCCCGCTTTGAATTTTCTTATCAACTTTTTGATTAATTCTATTTAGTAGCTCACCTTTCTCAACCAGGGAATTTATCTTTTCCACAAGTTCAGTATCTGCAACCACCAAGTCTTGTTTCGTTTCGGGGCAGGCTATGATCTTAAGTAGATCCTCACTAATCATTTATGTCTCCGTATCAATCAATTTACTCTTAATAAATTTTAATTGGATTAGAACATATGATAATTTAGAATACATAACATAACAAATCCTAAAAGGAGTATATAAAATGAGAATACCGATAACATTGTTATTATTTACCATAATTGCACTAGTAGCGATTGTTACCGTGGCATGCAAACAAACCCAGGAACCGGCTCAAGATAATCAAGTTGTAGAGGAAACTCAGATATCTGATCAAACCCCGGAGGCTTCTGTGGAGATAGTAGCTGGAAAAAGATCTCCAGGTTTCTCCGGTGCTAAAGCACGTTTCACCAATCTTACAGATGGCGAAGTTCTAAAGAGCAATG
This window harbors:
- a CDS encoding thermonuclease family protein — protein: MNIKLCTFVITFIILISGCGQYKKVADELSFLHPDEFQCTVLRVDSGEKFLCELPGLDYENIRIVGITVPKDKAQEAKEYCKSILKRGTLIKIEPGAQTRDSNGDIPAYVFLPGNRMLNLLLVEKGFAELNVEEITKYKGQFLEVSEQTETIIIEENDSIRDIITK